In Rhodothermus marinus DSM 4252, a single genomic region encodes these proteins:
- the merA gene encoding mercury(II) reductase: MKKILELRIGGMTCTHCARTIEQALMRVPGVVRAQVPGWQSGRAVVTWEGDAVDAEALRKAVAQAGHGYRLEAWEVVREIGSETPTRSGSDRIDYDLLIIGGGSAAFAAALRARELGFRSLIVNDGLPPGGTCVNVGCVPSKALIRAAEAHHRAAHHPFAGIRSTSRVEDFGAVIGQVQALTDELRRHKYLDLIDGRQIVFREGRARLAGPTAIQVGDETITGRAVLIATGSRTALPPVPGLADGPYLTNETLYRLSVLPEHLIVLGGGYIGLENAQAFARLGSRVTVLELLPQILPQEDADVAEALTTYLQAEGIDIQTEARVVEVAWQEGSVVVTYERDGATHRLEGSHLLVATGRRGNTDDLGLEALGIATDRQGFLQVDETLRTAVPTVLGAGDVIGNPPFVYTAAYEGQLAAENALMNRHEVRDYSALPWVVFTDPQVAGVGLSEREAQAAGLEYETSVLPLSEVPRALVGRDTRGFIKLLRDPVTDRLLGARIVAPEGGELVMELSLALRYEIPVSELARRFHPYLTWSEAVKLAALGFTKDVRQLSCCAV, translated from the coding sequence ATGAAAAAGATCCTGGAACTGCGTATCGGGGGAATGACCTGCACGCATTGCGCGCGCACGATCGAACAGGCGCTCATGCGGGTGCCCGGTGTGGTGCGCGCGCAGGTGCCCGGCTGGCAGAGCGGCCGGGCTGTAGTAACCTGGGAAGGCGACGCTGTCGATGCCGAAGCGCTCAGGAAGGCCGTCGCGCAGGCCGGCCACGGATACCGACTGGAGGCGTGGGAGGTGGTGCGTGAAATCGGCAGCGAGACGCCGACCAGGAGCGGTTCGGATCGGATCGATTACGATCTGCTGATCATCGGCGGTGGCTCGGCGGCGTTTGCGGCGGCGTTGCGGGCGCGGGAGCTGGGCTTCCGGAGCTTGATCGTCAACGACGGCCTGCCGCCGGGCGGCACGTGTGTGAACGTCGGCTGCGTGCCCTCGAAGGCGCTTATCCGGGCGGCCGAAGCGCATCACCGGGCGGCGCATCATCCGTTTGCGGGGATCCGTTCCACCAGTCGGGTGGAGGATTTCGGCGCTGTAATCGGCCAGGTGCAGGCGCTGACCGACGAACTGCGTCGGCACAAGTACCTGGATCTCATCGACGGCCGGCAGATCGTCTTTCGCGAAGGGCGGGCGCGGCTGGCCGGTCCGACCGCCATTCAGGTGGGCGACGAAACGATCACGGGCCGGGCCGTGCTGATCGCGACAGGTTCTCGGACGGCGCTGCCGCCCGTTCCGGGTCTGGCCGACGGCCCTTATCTCACCAACGAAACACTCTACCGGCTATCTGTGCTACCCGAGCACCTGATCGTACTGGGCGGCGGCTACATCGGACTGGAAAACGCCCAGGCCTTTGCCCGGCTGGGCAGCCGGGTAACGGTGCTGGAGCTGTTGCCGCAGATTCTCCCGCAGGAAGACGCCGACGTGGCCGAGGCGCTCACAACGTACCTGCAGGCAGAGGGCATCGACATTCAGACCGAGGCGCGTGTCGTGGAGGTAGCCTGGCAGGAAGGCAGCGTGGTGGTCACATATGAACGAGATGGCGCGACGCATCGGCTGGAGGGCTCGCATTTGCTGGTGGCGACCGGCCGCCGGGGCAACACGGACGATCTGGGCCTGGAGGCACTGGGCATAGCCACCGACCGCCAGGGTTTTCTGCAGGTGGACGAAACGCTGCGGACGGCGGTGCCGACCGTGCTGGGGGCCGGCGACGTGATCGGCAATCCGCCGTTCGTGTACACGGCCGCCTACGAAGGCCAACTGGCCGCCGAAAATGCCCTGATGAATCGGCACGAGGTGCGGGACTACAGCGCGCTACCCTGGGTGGTGTTCACCGATCCCCAGGTGGCCGGGGTGGGCCTGAGTGAGCGCGAGGCGCAGGCGGCGGGCCTTGAATACGAAACGTCCGTGCTGCCGCTTTCGGAGGTGCCGCGGGCGCTGGTGGGCCGCGACACGCGCGGGTTCATCAAGCTGCTGCGCGATCCGGTGACGGACCGACTGCTGGGCGCGCGGATCGTAGCCCCTGAGGGCGGCGAGCTGGTCATGGAGCTGTCGCTGGCGCTGCGCTACGAGATCCCGGTCTCGGAGCTGGCCCGTCGGTTTCATCCCTATCTGACCTGGTCCGAGGCCGTCAAACTGGCCGCGCTGGGCTTTACAAAGGATGTGCGCCAGCTCAGCTGCTGTGCCGTGTGA
- a CDS encoding mercuric transporter MerT family protein, which yields MSTNRTEKPDRIARSSLLAAIGAGVLASVCCVGPLAAVAVGVGGAWVSRLSALEPYRPFFVALALGALGLAWYREARRLPEPDCDCETGLRPKTRRLLLGLGTVLVLGLLATPSLIGRTHPTAMAQQVRSEPVQEVVLEVQGMTCEACSQAVVYALRRVEGVQAAEVTLEPPEARVRFDTTKVSVMQLIEAIRETGFGAALKNRTGATS from the coding sequence ATGAGCACGAACAGGACGGAAAAGCCGGACCGAATTGCCCGTTCGAGCCTGCTGGCGGCCATAGGTGCGGGCGTGCTGGCTTCGGTCTGTTGCGTCGGCCCGCTGGCGGCTGTGGCCGTCGGGGTGGGGGGCGCCTGGGTGAGCCGGCTCTCGGCGCTGGAGCCCTACCGGCCGTTTTTCGTGGCGCTGGCGCTGGGAGCCCTGGGGCTGGCCTGGTACCGGGAAGCGCGGCGCTTGCCGGAGCCTGATTGCGACTGCGAGACCGGCTTGCGCCCGAAGACGCGCCGGTTGCTGCTGGGACTGGGTACGGTGCTGGTGTTGGGGCTGCTGGCGACGCCGTCGCTGATCGGACGCACGCATCCGACCGCGATGGCGCAGCAGGTCCGTAGCGAGCCGGTGCAGGAGGTGGTGCTGGAAGTGCAGGGCATGACGTGCGAGGCGTGCAGTCAGGCCGTGGTCTATGCGCTGCGGCGCGTCGAAGGCGTACAGGCGGCCGAGGTAACGTTGGAGCCGCCGGAGGCGCGCGTGCGCTTTGATACTACGAAAGTGTCGGTAATGCAGCTTATTGAGGCCATTCGTGAGACCGGCTTCGGGGCCGCGCTAAAAAACAGAACCGGAGCAACATCATGA